In Armatimonadota bacterium, a single genomic region encodes these proteins:
- the purS gene encoding phosphoribosylformylglycinamidine synthase subunit PurS, whose translation MPRVRVYVTLKPALLDSAGRTVTSSLQHLGYEEVSDVRIGKLIHLDVDKVEEARIKEMCQKLLANPVIEDFSFEVVG comes from the coding sequence ATGCCCCGAGTTCGCGTTTATGTCACTCTCAAGCCCGCTTTGCTTGACTCAGCCGGACGCACGGTGACCAGCTCTCTCCAGCATCTTGGCTACGAGGAAGTGAGCGATGTGCGAATCGGAAAACTCATCCATCTTGACGTAGATAAAGTTGAAGAGGCACGAATCAAGGAGATGTGCCAGAAGCTGCTGGCCAACCCAGTGATCGAGGACTTCAGCTTTGAGGTGGTCGGGTGA
- a CDS encoding prepilin-type N-terminal cleavage/methylation domain-containing protein, with translation MKKAFTLIELLVVIAIIAILAAILFPVFAQAKAAAKKAAGISNQKQISLGIIMYGADADDMYPRNDDCVANSSLNPALNNIPAALAPNCAVSAGFAYRVNHFSWQKWTMPYVKNIQLYFNTSRGNVNAPTTSCPGGSWAQCGQITGSYLLNSSLTGQLNTWGDTTGTRTGAIRDSWLGGSMTSLPNTGAAGILMESGNLQIGVVPIAYGGAFPTTRTATVYPAAVREFWALELLQRPAGYVANWQGVTDENRAAFGGIIVGSADGGARFMQAQRFLANCPTAAEYGVSNTPGSGISNTSGTLRGYTGGTIVLSAIPNLNANYPMWALGQ, from the coding sequence ATGAAAAAGGCATTTACGCTCATTGAACTGCTGGTCGTCATCGCGATCATCGCTATCCTCGCCGCTATCCTCTTCCCCGTTTTTGCACAAGCTAAGGCAGCTGCAAAGAAGGCTGCTGGCATCAGCAACCAGAAGCAGATTTCTCTCGGTATCATCATGTACGGCGCGGACGCGGATGACATGTATCCCCGAAACGACGACTGCGTTGCCAACAGCTCGCTCAACCCAGCTTTGAACAACATTCCAGCTGCACTCGCCCCTAACTGTGCTGTTTCGGCTGGCTTCGCCTACCGAGTCAATCACTTCTCTTGGCAGAAGTGGACGATGCCCTACGTGAAGAACATTCAGTTGTACTTCAACACGTCACGCGGAAATGTCAACGCTCCCACCACTTCCTGCCCAGGCGGTTCTTGGGCTCAGTGCGGTCAGATCACTGGTAGCTACCTTCTGAACTCGTCATTGACCGGGCAGTTGAACACTTGGGGAGACACAACCGGAACCCGAACCGGCGCTATCCGAGATAGCTGGTTGGGTGGAAGCATGACCTCCCTGCCAAACACTGGCGCGGCAGGAATCCTCATGGAATCAGGCAACCTTCAGATCGGAGTTGTTCCGATCGCTTACGGCGGAGCTTTCCCAACCACTCGAACCGCCACGGTTTACCCAGCCGCAGTTCGAGAATTCTGGGCGCTGGAACTCCTTCAGCGACCTGCAGGATACGTTGCGAACTGGCAAGGAGTTACCGATGAGAACCGAGCAGCTTTCGGCGGAATCATTGTTGGTTCAGCTGACGGCGGAGCTCGCTTCATGCAAGCTCAAAGGTTCCTCGCGAACTGCCCTACGGCAGCTGAGTACGGTGTTTCCAACACTCCGGGATCAGGGATCAGCAATACTTCGGGCACCCTCCGAGGTTACACTGGTGGAACGATCGTTCTGAGCGCAATTCCAAACCTGAACGCCAACTACCCAATGTGGGCACTCGGTCAGTAA
- the fabD gene encoding ACP S-malonyltransferase, which yields MIAAIFPGQGSQTPGMGKDVFEASASSREVFENVSKTLGIDIAKLCFESDEETLRATNNAQIALYTVGVASYAASDQSADVFAGHSIGEYAALVCSGTLSLEDGARLVRKRGELMASAGDLTPGTMAAVLGLEIPVISETLAGVEGVVVVANDNCPGQTVISGEVDAVAKAIPMLQEAGAKRVLPLNVSGAFHSPLMTEPSRQMAQALADAVFQKGKPVYANVTTKPVADPSDWRPILEQQLRDQVRWTDSVRNMIADGVTEFIEFGPGEVLCGMLKRIDKTVPARRFSVN from the coding sequence ATGATCGCCGCGATTTTTCCCGGTCAGGGCTCGCAGACTCCCGGGATGGGCAAGGATGTTTTTGAGGCCTCTGCTTCATCTCGAGAAGTCTTCGAAAATGTCTCCAAAACACTCGGAATCGACATCGCGAAGCTCTGCTTCGAGTCGGACGAAGAGACCCTTCGAGCCACAAACAACGCTCAAATCGCTTTGTATACTGTTGGCGTCGCGTCGTACGCAGCCAGCGACCAATCTGCCGACGTGTTTGCGGGGCACAGTATCGGAGAGTACGCCGCGCTTGTTTGTTCGGGGACTCTCTCTCTGGAAGACGGGGCTCGCCTGGTGCGGAAACGGGGCGAGCTGATGGCCTCGGCCGGAGACCTGACCCCGGGAACGATGGCCGCGGTTCTTGGCCTTGAGATTCCGGTGATTTCCGAAACCCTTGCTGGCGTTGAAGGAGTGGTTGTCGTGGCGAACGATAACTGCCCTGGTCAGACGGTGATTTCGGGTGAAGTCGACGCAGTCGCAAAGGCGATTCCGATGCTTCAAGAGGCGGGCGCAAAGCGGGTTCTTCCTCTGAATGTGAGCGGGGCATTCCATAGCCCTCTGATGACCGAGCCGAGTCGGCAGATGGCGCAAGCCTTGGCTGATGCAGTTTTCCAGAAGGGCAAGCCGGTTTATGCGAATGTCACCACGAAGCCGGTGGCGGATCCTTCTGACTGGCGTCCCATCCTCGAACAGCAGCTTCGGGATCAGGTTCGGTGGACCGACAGCGTCCGAAACATGATCGCCGACGGAGTCACTGAGTTCATCGAATTCGGCCCGGGCGAGGTTCTTTGCGGCATGCTGAAACGGATCGACAAGACTGTCCCGGCGAGGCGGTTTAGCGTAAACTAG
- a CDS encoding DUF1343 domain-containing protein, translated as MAFAVGLDILAAQAFSFLRGKRVGVVCNQASVDSSYRHILELLDAVEIGAVFGPQHGLFGTTQDNMIEWNGEGVPRRPYPTYSLYGEHREPTDAMLAGLDLLLIDLPDVGSRYYTFIWTTSLCIKAAARVGLPVLVLDRPNPIGSAVEGPGIEPGFESFVGLYNVPIRHGKTIGEIARYVADNYHPTTELEVINVEGWDRTLHADHTPYRWVMPSPNMPTIDTAMVYPGGCLLEATNLSEGRGTTRPFEIVGAPFIDGGRLASALNGLGIEGAYFRALQFEPTFNKHHGKICEGVQVHILDRSAFRPVLAYGCLINEVVKQTGIHDSSHVKLGRFQATSDETQLPGFAWKQPPYEYVYDRMPIDILSGSETFRNLVESGANLNLIDQWTFS; from the coding sequence ATGGCGTTTGCCGTTGGTCTCGACATTCTTGCCGCCCAGGCGTTCTCTTTTTTGAGAGGTAAGCGAGTGGGAGTTGTTTGCAACCAAGCATCGGTCGACTCCTCCTATCGGCACATTCTTGAGTTGCTCGATGCCGTGGAGATTGGCGCCGTCTTCGGACCCCAGCACGGGTTGTTCGGAACCACACAGGACAACATGATCGAGTGGAATGGCGAAGGCGTTCCGCGTCGGCCATATCCAACCTATTCTCTATATGGCGAACATCGAGAGCCGACGGACGCGATGCTGGCCGGGCTAGATTTGTTGCTCATTGACCTTCCCGATGTTGGTTCGCGATATTACACCTTCATCTGGACCACGAGTCTCTGCATCAAAGCGGCGGCAAGGGTCGGGCTTCCGGTTCTGGTGCTCGACAGACCGAATCCAATTGGATCGGCTGTCGAAGGACCCGGGATAGAGCCGGGGTTTGAGAGCTTTGTCGGACTCTATAATGTGCCGATTCGGCATGGAAAGACGATCGGAGAGATTGCCCGCTACGTCGCGGATAACTACCATCCTACGACAGAATTAGAGGTGATCAATGTCGAAGGGTGGGACCGAACTCTTCACGCCGACCACACTCCCTATCGGTGGGTGATGCCCTCGCCAAACATGCCGACGATTGACACCGCCATGGTCTATCCAGGAGGGTGCCTTTTGGAAGCAACGAATCTCAGCGAAGGTCGGGGAACCACGCGTCCGTTTGAGATCGTCGGGGCTCCGTTTATCGACGGGGGTCGCCTCGCTTCGGCTTTGAATGGACTCGGAATTGAGGGTGCCTACTTTCGGGCGCTTCAATTCGAACCCACCTTTAACAAGCATCACGGTAAGATTTGCGAGGGGGTCCAGGTTCATATTCTGGATCGATCTGCGTTCCGTCCGGTGCTTGCCTACGGCTGTCTGATCAACGAAGTTGTGAAGCAAACCGGCATCCATGACTCGAGCCACGTCAAGCTGGGTCGGTTCCAGGCGACGTCGGACGAGACTCAGCTTCCAGGCTTCGCTTGGAAACAGCCCCCGTACGAGTATGTGTATGACCGGATGCCCATCGACATTTTATCGGGTAGCGAAACTTTTCGGAATCTAGTAGAGAGCGGAGCCAATTTGAACCTAATAGATCAGTGGACGTTTAGTTAA
- a CDS encoding glucose 1-dehydrogenase — protein sequence MLNLNNKVAIVTGSTAGIGKATAHLLAQQGATVVVTGRREAEGQAVVDEITTKGGKATFIKTDVTSAADNASLFEQTKSQFGKIDIVFLNSGVYNFAPLAEQTEEDLAKQIDVNIKGVYFGLQQVAKHVAEGGSVVINSSTVADFGMPGASAYSLTKGAVNTLVRTAAVELAPQKIRVNAVAPGPIWTEGMGNMTGTRENAEAAMAGITVMGRVGEPNEIAAGVVFLASDEASYVTGQIWNIDGGIVIK from the coding sequence GTGCTTAACCTCAACAACAAAGTAGCTATCGTCACTGGATCCACCGCCGGAATCGGCAAGGCCACCGCCCACCTCCTCGCCCAGCAAGGCGCGACCGTCGTGGTTACCGGTCGACGCGAAGCCGAGGGCCAAGCGGTCGTCGACGAAATCACCACCAAGGGTGGAAAAGCCACCTTCATCAAGACCGACGTCACCTCCGCCGCCGATAACGCAAGCCTCTTCGAGCAAACGAAGAGTCAGTTTGGAAAGATCGACATCGTCTTCCTCAACTCCGGCGTGTACAACTTCGCCCCGCTCGCCGAGCAGACTGAAGAGGATCTCGCGAAGCAGATCGATGTCAACATCAAAGGCGTCTACTTCGGCCTCCAACAGGTTGCCAAACATGTTGCAGAAGGCGGCTCCGTCGTCATCAACAGCAGCACCGTCGCCGATTTCGGAATGCCCGGCGCGTCCGCCTACTCACTCACCAAAGGCGCCGTCAACACCTTAGTGCGAACCGCCGCCGTCGAGCTCGCACCCCAGAAGATCCGCGTCAACGCCGTGGCACCCGGCCCAATCTGGACCGAAGGTATGGGCAACATGACTGGAACCCGCGAAAATGCCGAAGCTGCGATGGCGGGAATCACAGTCATGGGTCGAGTTGGCGAACCGAACGAAATTGCCGCCGGAGTCGTCTTCCTCGCCAGCGATGAAGCAAGCTACGTCACTGGCCAAATTTGGAACATCGACGGCGGAATCGTCATCAAGTAA
- a CDS encoding MFS transporter — protein MQSSSALGSPKDVLSIPDFRNLWLGQAISRIGDAFYFIGPLFVIKRLFNDDAMVGYVGALEALPYLFLGPVAGAIADRMDRKKILIWSDILSALVLIAFLIYLLVIPSDPPRWAFYVFGPLLATLRVFFFPAKNAVIPRLVPPEKLMGANAFSAATDQFAWLIGNMLTAALGVVADKYSPGAFLKVMVIANGLSFIASVYFLLKLPEVIPERTDVEESKMFDDVIKGIQYAKRDEVIGLSLLASVGLALFMSPFFVVYLSINKEWFGNKAAPLAIIESCFIIGMLAMSFIVPRMKFHRPGLAYSFGIAVAGVMVILMGFSPIFAVYSFWNLLCGFAIGAVDVPMRTYQQLKVPDEYRGRVMSLGNLIWMGIQPFGMAAGGTLLKFLGPVGMHVLMGLGFTLTGLVPLLNKAFRDATLPDMTGAQLEEVLEKSELEEANL, from the coding sequence ATGCAAAGCTCCTCTGCTCTAGGCTCTCCAAAGGATGTCCTCTCAATCCCAGATTTTAGGAATCTGTGGCTTGGTCAAGCTATCTCACGCATTGGCGATGCGTTCTATTTCATCGGTCCTCTTTTTGTCATCAAGCGCCTCTTCAACGACGATGCGATGGTCGGCTATGTTGGTGCCCTCGAAGCACTCCCATACTTGTTCCTGGGACCAGTTGCCGGGGCAATCGCTGACCGAATGGATCGCAAGAAGATTCTCATCTGGTCTGATATCCTCAGTGCCCTGGTTCTAATTGCGTTCCTGATCTACCTCTTGGTGATCCCGAGCGATCCGCCTCGATGGGCATTCTACGTCTTCGGCCCCCTGCTTGCCACCCTTCGGGTCTTCTTCTTCCCTGCGAAGAACGCGGTCATTCCTCGCCTGGTTCCTCCTGAAAAACTGATGGGAGCCAACGCCTTCAGCGCGGCGACCGACCAGTTCGCCTGGCTGATCGGAAACATGTTAACTGCAGCCCTCGGCGTAGTCGCAGACAAATACAGTCCTGGTGCCTTCCTCAAGGTGATGGTCATCGCCAACGGACTCTCATTCATCGCCTCGGTTTATTTCCTTCTCAAGCTGCCCGAAGTGATTCCGGAACGGACGGATGTCGAGGAGTCAAAGATGTTCGATGATGTGATCAAGGGTATCCAATACGCGAAAAGGGACGAGGTCATCGGCCTATCGCTCCTTGCCAGCGTCGGCCTCGCGCTGTTCATGTCGCCATTTTTTGTCGTCTACCTCTCCATCAACAAGGAGTGGTTCGGAAACAAAGCCGCCCCGCTTGCGATCATCGAAAGCTGCTTCATCATCGGAATGCTCGCGATGAGCTTTATCGTTCCGCGTATGAAGTTCCATCGTCCGGGACTGGCTTACAGCTTCGGGATTGCGGTTGCCGGCGTTATGGTGATCCTAATGGGCTTCTCACCAATTTTCGCGGTGTACTCCTTCTGGAACCTACTCTGCGGATTCGCGATCGGCGCAGTTGACGTCCCGATGAGAACCTACCAACAGCTTAAGGTTCCCGACGAGTATCGGGGGCGAGTCATGAGTCTTGGCAACCTGATTTGGATGGGAATTCAGCCGTTCGGAATGGCCGCGGGAGGAACTCTGCTCAAGTTTCTCGGCCCAGTCGGCATGCACGTCCTCATGGGGCTAGGGTTTACTCTCACCGGCCTTGTGCCGCTCCTCAATAAGGCGTTTCGCGATGCGACCCTGCCGGACATGACCGGAGCACAGCTCGAGGAAGTGCTCGAGAAGAGCGAACTGGAAGAGGCAAATCTTTGA
- a CDS encoding PEP-CTERM sorting domain-containing protein (PEP-CTERM proteins occur, often in large numbers, in the proteomes of bacteria that also encode an exosortase, a predicted intramembrane cysteine proteinase. The presence of a PEP-CTERM domain at a protein's C-terminus predicts cleavage within the sorting domain, followed by covalent anchoring to some some component of the (usually Gram-negative) cell surface. Many PEP-CTERM proteins exhibit an unusual sequence composition that includes large numbers of potential glycosylation sites. Expression of one such protein has been shown restore the ability of a bacterium to form floc, a type of biofilm.) — translation MARSHAIAIAALASVFVTSSVQAQSAYSTGFESMSLGSVVGQEDWNRNSNSATLGTVTNAQSFTGSQSMELTTLSSQTDMDNLFGVIDSLRTPVINAAGEFGSVGNPVMANQMKFSYWYRTPLASVDTDDFFGALVEIDPSRSFGAGASRYAGVFVYDGAQDQSNGQYYTAADKIVLELDTPLQYGDGNANWDFGAVVKGLDYGTWYNIQYDLTLVNGLAGNSPNDVFSVSVFNTSNTLLGSYTKSTWEVGMKDGRWGNTTAWALDSISFRTNTKVAGQSLGFIDGVQLSTVPEPASMLALSGGLLALLRRRRQK, via the coding sequence ATGGCACGATCACACGCAATCGCAATCGCAGCGCTCGCTTCGGTTTTCGTCACTAGTTCGGTTCAGGCTCAATCCGCCTACTCAACCGGATTCGAATCTATGTCGCTCGGAAGTGTCGTTGGACAAGAGGACTGGAACCGAAACTCAAACTCAGCTACGTTAGGAACCGTTACAAACGCTCAGTCGTTCACGGGTTCTCAGTCAATGGAGCTGACCACGCTCAGCAGCCAGACAGATATGGACAATCTGTTCGGAGTCATTGACTCACTGCGGACACCGGTCATCAATGCGGCTGGAGAATTCGGTTCGGTCGGAAACCCGGTCATGGCGAACCAGATGAAGTTTTCTTACTGGTACCGCACGCCGCTGGCATCCGTAGACACTGATGACTTCTTCGGAGCGCTCGTGGAGATTGACCCAAGCCGGTCGTTCGGCGCAGGAGCGTCTCGCTATGCGGGAGTTTTCGTCTATGACGGGGCTCAGGATCAAAGCAACGGTCAGTACTACACTGCAGCCGACAAGATCGTTTTGGAACTCGACACTCCGCTCCAGTATGGCGACGGCAATGCGAACTGGGACTTTGGCGCGGTTGTCAAGGGTCTCGACTATGGCACTTGGTACAACATTCAGTACGATTTGACCCTCGTGAATGGCCTCGCTGGAAACTCGCCCAACGATGTGTTTTCGGTTAGCGTCTTCAACACTTCAAACACTCTCCTTGGGAGCTACACCAAGTCCACATGGGAAGTTGGAATGAAAGACGGACGCTGGGGCAACACGACCGCTTGGGCGTTGGATTCGATTAGTTTCCGAACCAACACAAAGGTTGCTGGTCAGTCGCTCGGCTTCATTGATGGCGTTCAACTCTCGACCGTACCCGAGCCCGCAAGCATGCTCGCGCTGAGCGGAGGTCTCTTGGCTCTTCTGCGTCGGCGACGCCAGAAGTAA
- a CDS encoding cyclic-di-AMP receptor: MKLAVCIIHNRDKNRIIDELISAGFKFTIIGSTGGFLREGNTTLLIGTSDDQVATLKLVIQTACPTREQVLSMAAYDANPAAAFVPSAMKVSVGGAVMFLLPVEEFHSF, encoded by the coding sequence ATGAAGCTCGCCGTATGCATTATTCATAACCGAGACAAGAACCGGATCATTGACGAGTTGATCTCGGCGGGGTTCAAGTTCACGATCATTGGCTCGACGGGCGGGTTTCTCCGCGAAGGAAATACAACCCTGCTTATTGGCACAAGCGATGACCAAGTAGCCACACTCAAACTCGTGATCCAAACGGCCTGCCCAACCCGTGAGCAAGTGCTGAGCATGGCGGCCTATGACGCAAATCCTGCGGCCGCATTTGTGCCGAGCGCAATGAAAGTCTCAGTCGGCGGAGCCGTGATGTTCCTACTTCCAGTGGAAGAGTTCCACAGCTTCTAG
- a CDS encoding GNAT family N-acetyltransferase translates to MDDYTFSTDPARLQMDVIHPLLASSYWSTGIRRDIVEKSFKNSLCVSAFGSDGNQVGVARLITDYATFAYLCDVIVDEPHRGRGVGKKMVAALLDTFAEPHIRNIALFTKDMQPLYRQFGFVETEEGRCMQLKRPPENWT, encoded by the coding sequence ATGGATGACTACACTTTCTCAACCGACCCCGCGCGGTTGCAAATGGATGTTATCCATCCGTTGCTGGCAAGCTCGTACTGGTCAACCGGAATCCGCAGAGACATCGTAGAGAAGTCGTTCAAGAATAGCCTCTGTGTGAGTGCGTTCGGCTCCGACGGTAACCAAGTCGGAGTTGCCAGGCTCATTACCGACTACGCAACATTTGCTTATCTCTGCGATGTCATCGTTGACGAACCTCACCGGGGCAGGGGCGTTGGTAAGAAAATGGTCGCCGCTTTACTCGACACTTTTGCCGAACCGCATATCCGTAACATTGCCTTGTTCACAAAGGACATGCAACCGCTTTACCGACAGTTTGGGTTTGTTGAGACCGAAGAGGGTCGTTGTATGCAGCTCAAACGTCCGCCGGAGAACTGGACATGA
- a CDS encoding C40 family peptidase, producing the protein MLKYGLIGLIFSGASFAKAEELVLGNYGQTLESTSIYKSASTKAGKFYKAKQYQYLVVKAYNERWTKVLMANNVWGYMLTSKVAILPEEYKVQATRVSDLSSRAKAAWKGTTFKGTPYVWGGNDINRGIDCSAFVKSLYGEIGISLPRTAAEQAKVGLPIRRLEDLRAGDRLYFWEKKRNTIGHTGMYLGNGYFVHSSRGHNGVNTDKLTEKWQRILVAARR; encoded by the coding sequence ATGTTGAAGTACGGCTTGATTGGTCTGATTTTTAGTGGTGCCTCGTTCGCGAAGGCAGAAGAGCTTGTACTCGGAAACTACGGCCAGACGCTGGAGTCAACTTCGATTTACAAAAGCGCCAGCACGAAAGCGGGCAAGTTTTACAAAGCAAAGCAGTATCAGTATCTGGTGGTGAAAGCGTACAACGAGCGTTGGACCAAGGTGCTGATGGCGAACAATGTTTGGGGCTACATGCTGACCAGCAAAGTTGCGATTTTGCCGGAGGAGTATAAAGTTCAGGCAACGAGAGTTTCTGATCTCTCCAGTCGCGCCAAGGCAGCTTGGAAGGGAACCACCTTCAAGGGCACGCCTTACGTTTGGGGTGGAAACGACATCAACCGCGGTATCGACTGCTCTGCGTTTGTCAAATCGTTGTACGGTGAGATCGGAATCTCCCTTCCTCGAACTGCTGCCGAGCAAGCGAAAGTTGGTCTGCCAATCCGACGCTTAGAGGATCTTCGGGCGGGCGACCGGCTCTACTTCTGGGAGAAGAAGCGCAATACGATTGGTCATACGGGCATGTATCTGGGCAACGGCTACTTTGTGCACTCTTCGCGGGGTCATAACGGAGTGAATACCGATAAGCTAACCGAGAAGTGGCAGAGAATCCTCGTCGCAGCTCGTCGCTAG
- the purQ gene encoding phosphoribosylformylglycinamidine synthase subunit PurQ yields the protein MKVAVLQFPGSNCDQDALKALREDVGVQAEYVWHNDGSLSGFDAVFVPGGFSYGDYLRCGAMASRSAIMQETIRFANEGRPVIGACNGFQILTESGLLPGALLKNEKQKFICKNVELEAVNQTSIWTSGVNKTISLPIAHGEGRYVIDNDGLKRIQDQNQIAFRYVENPNGSVDDIAGVVNEAGNVLGLMPHPERATKELLGGNDGLLIMRALSLVNA from the coding sequence GTGAAGGTAGCGGTTCTGCAGTTTCCTGGTTCAAATTGTGATCAAGATGCGCTCAAGGCATTGCGAGAAGACGTTGGGGTTCAGGCAGAATACGTCTGGCACAACGACGGGTCTTTGAGCGGGTTCGACGCGGTTTTTGTTCCTGGCGGGTTTTCTTACGGCGACTATCTGCGATGCGGGGCCATGGCTTCGCGCTCGGCAATTATGCAGGAGACGATTCGTTTTGCTAATGAAGGCCGACCGGTGATCGGAGCCTGTAACGGATTCCAAATCCTCACTGAAAGTGGTCTTCTTCCGGGTGCTCTTCTCAAGAACGAGAAACAGAAGTTCATTTGCAAAAACGTCGAACTCGAAGCCGTCAACCAAACCAGTATCTGGACTAGTGGGGTCAACAAAACGATCTCCCTGCCAATCGCTCATGGTGAGGGTCGATACGTGATTGATAACGATGGGTTAAAACGAATTCAGGATCAGAACCAGATCGCATTTCGATACGTAGAGAATCCAAACGGATCTGTTGATGACATCGCCGGGGTTGTGAATGAGGCAGGCAATGTGTTGGGTCTCATGCCCCATCCGGAGCGCGCGACGAAGGAACTTCTCGGTGGAAATGACGGTTTATTGATCATGCGGGCACTTTCGCTCGTTAATGCCTAA
- a CDS encoding immunity 22 family protein, with the protein MAGQVDVWLGRAADEQSFEAFFEETYSEDDAPISAFAVSQGVTFYDHDFIDRVLADACLSLDEAFKGVSYGSSFIEEVRAKMGEFDYNMVVTCYSDDFFTPRSVKADGIELEYIGRFAYDKTAGPVGNYDHLGHIYIHVLADVKLEFEGELTDCIRVDAMGLMIGKVNPYARSLDISSIVPDVDMNQLRISVNAEGIWELRDFGNNGLSRLGLDSFDNERSMPWPGIKFSVGALEFMWSDGPK; encoded by the coding sequence ATGGCAGGTCAAGTCGATGTTTGGCTCGGACGAGCGGCGGACGAACAATCCTTCGAAGCATTTTTCGAAGAAACGTACTCCGAAGACGACGCGCCGATATCGGCTTTTGCGGTCAGCCAAGGTGTCACGTTCTACGATCACGACTTCATCGATCGCGTACTCGCCGATGCGTGTTTAAGTCTGGACGAAGCATTCAAGGGCGTCTCCTATGGGTCTTCCTTCATTGAGGAAGTACGGGCGAAGATGGGTGAGTTTGACTACAACATGGTCGTCACCTGCTATTCAGACGACTTTTTCACTCCTCGGTCGGTCAAGGCCGACGGAATCGAACTCGAGTACATTGGTCGATTTGCTTATGACAAAACTGCCGGCCCGGTCGGCAACTATGACCATCTCGGGCACATTTACATCCACGTTCTGGCAGACGTCAAGTTGGAGTTTGAGGGAGAGTTGACTGACTGCATCCGCGTTGACGCCATGGGGTTGATGATTGGCAAGGTCAATCCGTATGCACGATCCTTGGATATTTCCAGTATCGTTCCAGATGTCGACATGAACCAACTCCGAATCTCGGTGAACGCAGAAGGAATCTGGGAACTGCGTGACTTTGGCAACAACGGGCTGAGCCGGCTTGGGTTAGATTCGTTTGACAACGAACGCTCAATGCCCTGGCCAGGAATCAAATTCTCGGTCGGAGCGTTGGAGTTTATGTGGTCAGACGGGCCAAAGTGA
- a CDS encoding DUF2256 domain-containing protein has product MPQRNDSHLPTMVCLTRGRPFSWRKKWERNWSEVKSFSDRCRSAKPKCS; this is encoded by the coding sequence GTGCCCCAGCGCAACGACTCCCACCTCCCAACAATGGTCTGCCTCACGCGCGGCAGACCTTTTTCGTGGCGAAAGAAGTGGGAGCGCAACTGGTCTGAGGTCAAGTCTTTTTCTGACCGCTGCCGAAGCGCTAAACCCAAATGCAGCTAG
- a CDS encoding helix-turn-helix domain-containing protein — translation MNLTDEQFTKAMRALSEPNRVEILRRVGANACQQGVTCSSVLDQMGISQSTFSHHVSELKEAGLLIGQSEGRLVRLTVNHELLNEVQQALSNLTSIKV, via the coding sequence ATGAATCTCACCGACGAGCAATTTACTAAGGCGATGCGCGCTCTTTCCGAGCCGAATCGGGTCGAGATTCTACGCCGAGTGGGAGCCAACGCCTGTCAGCAAGGCGTCACCTGCAGTTCAGTCCTCGATCAGATGGGAATCTCGCAGTCCACCTTCTCGCACCACGTCTCTGAGCTCAAAGAAGCCGGGCTGCTCATTGGTCAATCCGAGGGGCGCCTAGTCCGGCTCACCGTCAACCATGAGCTCCTCAACGAAGTCCAGCAAGCGCTCAGCAACCTAACCTCCATTAAGGTTTGA